A section of the Chryseobacterium scophthalmum genome encodes:
- a CDS encoding DUF1634 domain-containing protein gives MRKDFTDVDLNRSVGNLLRLGVILSVITSLIGFVKLFMEGFQMPRKYKLLDMGTSSEKVWSHFWETLCKGEGMAIIQLGILMLIFTPLMRIIFALIGYLKEKDYVYVIISSIVLAIMAISFFTGYAH, from the coding sequence ATGAGAAAAGATTTTACAGATGTTGATCTTAACCGTTCTGTTGGAAATCTCCTTCGTTTGGGCGTTATTTTATCGGTTATCACTTCGCTGATTGGTTTTGTGAAGCTTTTCATGGAAGGTTTTCAAATGCCAAGAAAATACAAGCTTCTCGACATGGGAACTTCTTCAGAAAAAGTCTGGAGCCATTTTTGGGAAACGCTTTGCAAAGGTGAAGGAATGGCAATTATTCAACTTGGAATTCTGATGCTTATTTTCACGCCTTTGATGAGAATTATTTTCGCGCTAATCGGTTATCTTAAAGAAAAAGATTATGTTTATGTAATCATTTCTTCAATTGTTTTGGCAATTATGGCGATTAGTTTCTTTACGGGTTATGCGCATTAA
- a CDS encoding DUF1543 domain-containing protein → MKLFYIILGATPKGRNIEQHDVFFGIAESLKDLVPDIKDFWKEAEGKIHLDCYQEVKFADGFEVKIVEKGEEVSENQLYFINLGGYKKGYFEEFHEQHLMVGTSMAEIVKKAKQTEFYKTMGFEGAVSHIDDKHGVDIDDIFNVNDILPEKMKEKYSIVLVKSDIENQENPMGLGYLKIDKI, encoded by the coding sequence ATGAAGTTATTTTATATCATCCTTGGTGCAACGCCAAAAGGCAGAAATATAGAACAACATGATGTTTTCTTTGGTATCGCAGAAAGTCTCAAAGATTTAGTTCCGGATATTAAAGATTTCTGGAAAGAAGCCGAAGGAAAAATTCATCTCGACTGTTATCAGGAAGTGAAATTTGCTGATGGTTTTGAAGTGAAAATCGTAGAAAAAGGAGAAGAAGTTTCAGAAAATCAACTGTACTTCATCAATTTGGGCGGTTATAAAAAAGGATATTTTGAAGAGTTTCATGAGCAACATTTGATGGTGGGAACTTCAATGGCTGAAATCGTGAAAAAAGCAAAACAGACAGAGTTTTATAAAACGATGGGTTTTGAAGGTGCGGTAAGTCACATTGACGACAAACACGGTGTTGATATTGATGATATTTTTAATGTCAACGATATTCTTCCTGAAAAAATGAAAGAAAAATATTCAATTGTTTTAGTGAAATCTGATATCGAAAATCAGGAAAATCCGATGGGATTGGGATATTTGAAAATTGATAAAATATAG
- a CDS encoding nuclear transport factor 2 family protein — MEKFLIVLLFLSSFCFAQKTENDAIKESVEKLFTGMKNADTIMIKSVFADHAILQTITKNDVVKTEKLPNFLSSFSKLSKNDADEKIKFEAIHIDGNLASVFTPYEFYYKGKFSHCGANSFQLVKQNNVWKIQYLIDTRRTNCNK; from the coding sequence ATGGAAAAATTTTTAATCGTTTTGCTATTTTTAAGCTCATTCTGTTTCGCACAAAAAACCGAAAATGATGCCATAAAAGAAAGTGTAGAAAAGCTTTTTACAGGAATGAAAAATGCAGATACAATCATGATAAAATCTGTTTTTGCAGACCATGCAATTTTACAGACGATAACAAAAAATGATGTAGTGAAAACTGAAAAGCTGCCAAATTTCCTGTCTTCTTTTTCTAAGTTATCAAAGAATGATGCAGACGAAAAAATTAAATTTGAAGCCATTCATATTGATGGAAATCTGGCGAGTGTTTTTACACCTTACGAATTCTATTATAAAGGGAAATTTTCGCATTGCGGAGCCAATAGTTTTCAACTGGTAAAACAAAATAATGTCTGGAAAATTCAATATTTAATCGATACAAGAAGAACGAACTGTAATAAATAA
- a CDS encoding VOC family protein codes for MKIHHIAIICSDYEVSKKFYTEILGLNIIREVYREERQSYKLDLAIGEHYVIELFSFPNPPQRPSRPESCGLRHLAFSVENVNEKREELIQKGLNCEEIRIDEFTGKEFFFTQDPDDLPLEFYEN; via the coding sequence ATGAAAATCCATCATATCGCCATTATCTGCTCAGATTACGAAGTTTCAAAAAAGTTTTATACCGAAATTTTAGGTTTAAATATTATCCGTGAAGTGTATCGAGAAGAAAGACAATCTTATAAACTGGATTTAGCCATCGGAGAACATTACGTTATCGAGCTTTTTTCTTTTCCCAATCCTCCGCAACGACCTTCAAGACCAGAATCTTGTGGTTTAAGACATTTAGCTTTCTCTGTGGAAAATGTTAATGAAAAACGCGAAGAATTAATTCAAAAAGGATTAAACTGTGAAGAAATCCGCATCGATGAGTTTACCGGAAAAGAGTTTTTCTTTACGCAAGATCCAGATGATTTACCGCTTGAATTTTATGAGAATTAA
- a CDS encoding 5-(carboxyamino)imidazole ribonucleotide synthase, which yields MKIGILGGGQLGRMLIQEALKYDDEFYTLDPAADAPCHNISHFTQGSFNDYETVLNFGKDKDVVTIEIEHVNADALAELENQGIKVVPNAQIIKTIQQKILQKQFYKAHDIPSPDFEIMDGSSDEIKISLPFVQKMNTGGYDGKGVQVIRTNEDMKNLWIQDSVLEKLVDIDKELSVIVAKNENGETQIFPVTEMVADPKLNLLDFNICPVFLSEEIEDQIDSITEKFLNAVNSPGLFAIELFLDKEGKIWVNETAPRLHNSGHQSQEGNANSQFEQMYRVVKNLPLADTDAVIYSGMLNLVGAEGFSGKVIYEGMEEVLKLPETYIHLYGKTETKPGRKMGHINVLAESREELMEKLIQVKAMVRVIA from the coding sequence ATGAAAATAGGAATTTTGGGAGGCGGACAGCTCGGTAGAATGTTGATTCAGGAAGCGCTGAAGTATGATGATGAATTTTACACGTTAGATCCTGCTGCAGATGCGCCTTGTCATAATATTTCGCATTTTACACAAGGAAGTTTCAATGATTACGAAACCGTTTTGAATTTCGGAAAGGATAAAGATGTGGTAACCATTGAAATTGAACATGTAAATGCAGATGCTTTGGCAGAACTTGAAAACCAAGGGATAAAAGTGGTTCCGAATGCACAAATCATTAAAACCATTCAGCAGAAAATTCTTCAGAAGCAGTTTTATAAAGCTCATGATATTCCAAGTCCGGATTTTGAAATTATGGATGGAAGTTCAGACGAAATAAAAATATCTCTTCCTTTTGTACAAAAAATGAATACAGGCGGTTACGACGGAAAAGGAGTTCAGGTTATCCGTACGAATGAAGACATGAAAAATCTTTGGATACAAGATTCTGTACTTGAAAAACTAGTTGATATTGACAAAGAACTTTCGGTAATTGTTGCTAAAAACGAAAACGGAGAAACTCAAATTTTCCCTGTAACAGAAATGGTTGCCGATCCTAAATTAAATTTACTTGATTTTAATATTTGTCCGGTTTTTTTAAGTGAAGAAATTGAAGATCAAATCGATTCAATCACGGAGAAATTTTTGAATGCTGTTAACTCTCCGGGACTTTTTGCCATTGAATTATTTTTGGATAAAGAAGGAAAAATTTGGGTGAATGAAACGGCTCCTAGACTTCACAATTCAGGACATCAAAGCCAGGAAGGAAATGCTAATTCGCAATTCGAACAAATGTATCGTGTGGTAAAAAATCTTCCTTTGGCAGATACTGATGCCGTTATTTACAGCGGAATGCTGAATTTAGTTGGAGCAGAAGGTTTCTCAGGAAAAGTAATTTATGAAGGAATGGAAGAGGTTTTAAAGCTTCCGGAAACCTACATTCACCTTTATGGAAAAACAGAAACCAAGCCTGGAAGAAAAATGGGACACATCAATGTTTTGGCAGAATCCAGAGAAGAATTGATGGAGAAGCTGATCCAAGTAAAAGCGATGGTAAGAGTAATTGCTTAA
- a CDS encoding DMT family transporter, translated as MKNYKLTLAILTVAIVWGTTFLSIRVAVETIPAWFVAGIRQFLAAIIMLVILFYRKEFKWIGWKNLGYQIIFSTLMLVIANGMTTVAEETVTSSLASLMSACSPIAVFLGSVAFGLQKFSFRALIGIILCFSGILFIFWDGLNDLSNPDYLMGIIFLFAAILGWASGTIFTKKLNLQSKNITLNLFYQFLFAGVVQLCFAFLFSESYNFENWSIKSISAMLYLAVFGSVAAFFAFHYALTKISPVQVSILAYINTIISIFLSWLILDEKISAKFIIAAVLIIAGVFIINYNPELFKRKKIEN; from the coding sequence TTGAAAAATTACAAACTTACTTTAGCGATTCTCACTGTAGCCATTGTTTGGGGAACGACCTTTTTATCCATTCGTGTGGCTGTAGAAACAATTCCCGCATGGTTTGTTGCGGGAATCCGTCAGTTTTTAGCGGCGATAATCATGTTGGTTATACTTTTCTACAGAAAAGAATTCAAATGGATTGGCTGGAAAAATCTAGGTTACCAAATTATTTTTTCAACTTTGATGCTTGTTATAGCCAACGGAATGACCACCGTTGCAGAAGAAACCGTAACCAGCAGTTTGGCTTCATTAATGAGCGCCTGTTCACCTATTGCGGTCTTTTTAGGAAGTGTGGCTTTTGGATTACAAAAATTCAGCTTTCGGGCTTTAATTGGAATTATACTGTGTTTTAGTGGTATTCTTTTTATATTTTGGGATGGGCTGAATGATCTCTCAAATCCAGATTATTTAATGGGTATTATTTTTCTTTTTGCAGCTATTTTAGGATGGGCATCGGGAACTATTTTCACCAAAAAACTAAACCTTCAAAGTAAAAACATAACGCTTAATCTTTTCTATCAATTTCTATTTGCGGGAGTTGTACAGCTTTGTTTTGCGTTTCTTTTTTCAGAATCTTATAACTTTGAAAACTGGAGTATAAAAAGTATTTCAGCAATGCTTTATCTTGCAGTTTTCGGTTCTGTAGCGGCTTTCTTTGCATTTCATTATGCTTTAACAAAAATTTCTCCGGTACAGGTTTCAATTTTAGCTTACATTAATACGATTATTTCTATATTTTTAAGCTGGCTGATTTTAGATGAAAAAATTTCGGCTAAATTTATCATTGCAGCAGTATTAATTATCGCCGGAGTTTTTATTATTAATTATAATCCAGAGCTTTTTAAGAGAAAAAAGATTGAAAACTAA
- a CDS encoding BspA family leucine-rich repeat surface protein, with product MQKIITFIIFIMLFQQVKAQNEFITIWKPGNTSTTLNSGIPYMSTHNQIWFPIRGTNFTINWEEIGFPLHTGTLTAVNSTSHILIDFGTSHSPNPANTTYRVKVSNGSGNVTMIRFQDNLLFPGSTGIAGDNQKIIDVEQWGNINWQSMESAFSSCSKLNISATDIPNFTNVSDMSNMFVGCSSLIGNSSINNWDISRVTSLSATFSGCTNFNQPIGNWNTGNVKHMGTLFFMAKNFNQDIGNWDTSKVESMAAMFNHAQKFNQPIGNWDLSSNLDLDFTFSNALAFNQPLANWNTSSVLEMSNMFGNAKSFNQNISSWDTSNVIIMGHMFANAIVFNQNIGNWDTSNVISFQNTFNGATAFNQNLGNWNLSSIFNAENMFLNSGMNCQNYDNTLYGWSNNPSTPSSIIFGSVSPMVYSHPAAVIARNNLINNKNWSIYGDSYNGECNASLSTSENSLALEAKVYPNPAENFIYLKNIKNGINFTITDSSGRIVLKDSLSKDYINIHTLAPGNYILQIVTKEKIQSFKFIKK from the coding sequence GCAAAAAATAATCACATTCATCATATTCATTATGCTTTTTCAACAGGTAAAAGCTCAAAATGAATTTATCACCATCTGGAAACCCGGCAACACCTCAACTACACTTAACAGCGGAATACCATATATGTCTACTCACAATCAAATTTGGTTTCCTATAAGAGGTACTAATTTTACCATCAATTGGGAAGAAATAGGTTTTCCTTTACACACCGGTACTTTAACAGCCGTTAATTCAACAAGTCATATTTTAATAGATTTTGGAACTTCACATAGTCCTAATCCCGCAAATACCACCTATAGAGTCAAGGTTAGTAATGGTTCCGGGAATGTTACGATGATAAGGTTCCAAGATAATTTATTGTTTCCAGGAAGTACAGGAATAGCCGGTGACAATCAGAAAATAATTGATGTAGAACAGTGGGGAAATATCAACTGGCAATCAATGGAAAGTGCTTTTAGTAGCTGTAGCAAGCTAAACATTTCGGCAACTGATATTCCAAATTTCACAAATGTAAGTGATATGTCGAATATGTTTGTTGGCTGTAGTAGTCTAATAGGAAACAGCTCTATAAACAATTGGGATATTTCGCGGGTAACCAGCCTGAGCGCAACGTTCTCCGGATGCACCAATTTTAATCAGCCTATAGGAAATTGGAACACGGGAAATGTAAAACATATGGGAACTCTTTTTTTTATGGCTAAAAATTTTAATCAGGACATAGGAAATTGGGACACCTCAAAAGTAGAATCTATGGCTGCAATGTTCAACCATGCACAAAAATTTAATCAACCTATTGGTAATTGGGATTTATCCAGCAATTTAGATTTAGATTTTACGTTTTCAAATGCATTAGCTTTTAATCAACCTTTAGCAAACTGGAACACATCAAGTGTTTTAGAAATGAGCAATATGTTCGGAAATGCAAAATCTTTTAATCAGAATATCAGTAGTTGGGATACAAGCAATGTAATTATAATGGGTCATATGTTCGCAAATGCAATTGTATTCAATCAAAATATAGGCAATTGGGACACAAGTAATGTCATTAGTTTTCAAAACACCTTCAATGGAGCAACTGCTTTTAACCAAAATTTGGGAAACTGGAATTTAAGTTCAATATTTAATGCCGAAAATATGTTTCTGAATTCAGGTATGAATTGTCAAAACTACGACAATACACTCTATGGGTGGAGCAATAATCCTTCTACCCCATCATCAATTATTTTTGGAAGCGTTTCTCCAATGGTTTATTCTCATCCGGCAGCAGTAATTGCAAGAAATAATCTTATCAACAACAAAAACTGGTCTATTTACGGAGATAGCTATAACGGAGAATGTAATGCATCACTTTCAACTTCCGAAAACTCACTGGCTTTAGAAGCTAAGGTTTATCCTAATCCGGCAGAAAATTTTATCTATCTGAAAAATATTAAAAACGGAATCAATTTTACAATTACCGATTCAAGTGGCAGAATAGTTTTGAAAGATTCATTAAGTAAAGATTACATTAATATTCACACACTTGCTCCCGGAAATTATATTTTACAAATTGTCACAAAAGAAAAAATACAATCTTTCAAATTCATCAAAAAATAA
- a CDS encoding sulfite exporter TauE/SafE family protein produces the protein MSEIIILFLGAISAGLLGSLTGLGGGVIIIPLLTLGFGVPMHYAIGASLISVIGTSSGAAVAFVKEGFTNMRIGMFLEIATTSGAIVGALVSGMLNPNTIGIIFASILLLTVILNLKGKPDHQESLIKGSLEDKLKLYGTFPDKGVVKNYAARNTIPGFFMMMFAGAMSGLLGIGSGALKVLAMDNMMRLPFKVSTTTSNFMIGVTAVASSLIYFQRGEIIPVIVAPVLVGVVVGSFIGSKTLMVSKTKKLKTFFAIVITILSVYMMYNGIRSNFS, from the coding sequence ATGTCGGAGATCATTATTCTTTTTCTTGGCGCTATCTCGGCCGGGCTTTTAGGTTCACTCACCGGTTTGGGAGGTGGAGTTATCATTATCCCTTTATTAACGCTTGGTTTCGGTGTTCCTATGCATTATGCCATTGGTGCTTCATTAATTTCGGTAATCGGAACTTCTTCCGGAGCTGCCGTTGCATTCGTAAAAGAAGGCTTTACCAATATGAGGATCGGAATGTTTCTGGAGATTGCAACCACTTCAGGAGCAATTGTAGGAGCTTTAGTTTCCGGAATGCTGAATCCTAATACAATCGGGATCATCTTTGCAAGTATTCTTTTGCTTACAGTTATTTTAAATCTTAAAGGAAAACCCGATCATCAGGAATCTTTAATTAAAGGAAGCCTGGAAGATAAACTGAAATTGTACGGAACTTTCCCCGATAAAGGTGTTGTGAAAAACTATGCAGCAAGAAATACCATTCCCGGATTCTTTATGATGATGTTTGCAGGAGCAATGTCCGGACTTTTAGGAATCGGTTCCGGTGCTTTGAAAGTATTGGCAATGGATAATATGATGAGGTTACCTTTCAAAGTTTCTACAACGACAAGTAATTTTATGATTGGTGTAACTGCAGTTGCAAGTTCATTGATTTATTTCCAGAGAGGAGAAATTATTCCGGTAATTGTAGCACCTGTTTTAGTAGGTGTTGTGGTTGGAAGTTTTATAGGATCTAAAACTTTAATGGTTTCAAAAACAAAAAAACTGAAGACATTTTTCGCAATTGTTATTACGATTCTTTCAGTTTACATGATGTATAACGGTATTAGAAGCAATTTCTCATGA
- the purE gene encoding 5-(carboxyamino)imidazole ribonucleotide mutase, with protein MVGIIMGSQSDLPIMELAANFLKSLDIPYELTVVSAHRTPERMFDYAKTAKERGLKVIVAGAGGAAHLPGMVASCTTLPVIGVPILSSNSIDGWDSILSILQMPGGIPVATVALNGALNAGILAAKILGSGNEEIAQKLQVYQDTLKDKVLGTVDDIKAKHPNQYDIN; from the coding sequence ATGGTAGGAATTATTATGGGAAGTCAGAGCGACTTACCGATTATGGAATTGGCGGCTAATTTTCTAAAAAGTTTAGACATTCCTTATGAGTTGACTGTAGTTTCTGCTCACAGAACTCCGGAAAGAATGTTTGATTACGCAAAAACAGCCAAAGAAAGAGGGTTAAAGGTAATCGTAGCCGGAGCTGGTGGAGCTGCCCATCTTCCGGGAATGGTTGCAAGTTGCACCACTTTACCAGTAATCGGAGTTCCTATACTTTCCAGCAATTCTATTGACGGTTGGGATTCTATTTTATCTATTTTACAAATGCCGGGCGGAATTCCTGTAGCAACAGTTGCATTAAACGGAGCATTAAATGCGGGAATTTTAGCAGCAAAAATATTAGGAAGCGGAAACGAAGAAATTGCACAAAAACTACAGGTTTATCAGGATACTTTAAAAGATAAAGTTTTGGGAACTGTAGATGATATTAAAGCAAAGCATCCTAACCAATATGATATTAATTAA